A genomic region of Streptomyces sp. R33 contains the following coding sequences:
- the pelF gene encoding GT4 family glycosyltransferase PelF: MRIGMLTEGGYPYATGEARLWCDRLVRGLPQHEFELYALSRSAEQEERGRVVLPEHVTRVWTAPLWAPADDGRTYSRRERRRFAECFKDLVRGICAGEPEPFAAGLYGLAELAREQGGLYAALRSETAVRAVESACRAPGALRSVQRAQVADLLDFVDELERLLRPLSLDWYEDLREVDVCHAAAGGVAALPGLLAKRFFGVPLLVTEYGVQLRAHYLEHSADASPGQGGPGATGAGRGAPRPAVRALLAAFHMRLAAEIYARADLLTPGNAHARRWQERCGATRDRLQTVYPGMEADRFATVGEDPDCGDPDTLVWVGRIEPAKDLIALLHAFAEVRRAAPDTRLRIFATAAVPGYLADCRSLAAQLFPDEAADAVTAGENPVTFEEIGGPEAPSPADAYGSGRVVVLSSVIEGFPITLAEAMLCGRATVSTDVGAVCEVIGGTGLVVPPRNPRALADACLSLLRDPERAQRLGAAARARALELFTVEQNVAAFKEIYLRLLAGGPARPDGGIPFEQPPEARVPGHWTSPTWAAPAAAADRTPAAPAGAPGAGPGAGEARGAGPAPATTTTTEATV, encoded by the coding sequence GTGCGGATCGGAATGCTCACGGAAGGTGGTTATCCGTATGCGACGGGAGAGGCGAGGCTGTGGTGCGACCGGCTGGTCCGCGGGCTGCCGCAGCACGAGTTCGAGCTCTACGCGCTGAGCCGCAGCGCCGAGCAGGAGGAGCGCGGCCGGGTCGTCCTCCCCGAGCACGTCACCCGCGTCTGGACCGCCCCGCTCTGGGCCCCGGCGGACGACGGCCGCACGTACTCCCGGCGTGAGCGCCGGCGTTTCGCCGAGTGCTTCAAGGACCTGGTCCGCGGGATCTGCGCGGGCGAGCCCGAGCCCTTCGCCGCCGGCCTGTACGGGCTCGCCGAACTCGCCCGGGAACAGGGCGGGTTGTACGCGGCCCTGCGCTCCGAGACCGCGGTCCGGGCGGTGGAGTCGGCCTGCCGGGCCCCCGGGGCGCTGCGCTCCGTACAGCGCGCCCAGGTGGCCGACCTGCTGGACTTCGTCGACGAACTGGAGCGGCTGCTGCGGCCGTTGTCCCTCGACTGGTACGAGGACCTGCGGGAGGTCGACGTCTGCCACGCGGCCGCGGGCGGGGTGGCCGCGCTCCCCGGCCTGCTGGCCAAACGCTTCTTCGGGGTCCCGCTGCTGGTCACCGAGTACGGGGTCCAGCTGCGGGCCCACTACCTGGAGCACTCGGCGGACGCTTCCCCCGGGCAGGGAGGCCCCGGGGCCACGGGAGCGGGCCGAGGCGCCCCCCGGCCCGCCGTCCGGGCCCTGCTCGCGGCCTTCCACATGCGGCTGGCGGCCGAGATCTACGCCCGGGCCGACCTCCTGACCCCCGGCAACGCGCACGCCCGGCGCTGGCAGGAGCGCTGCGGCGCCACACGGGACCGGCTGCAGACGGTGTACCCGGGGATGGAGGCGGACCGATTCGCCACCGTCGGCGAGGACCCGGACTGCGGGGACCCGGACACCCTGGTCTGGGTCGGCCGGATAGAGCCGGCCAAGGACCTGATCGCGCTGCTGCACGCCTTCGCCGAAGTGCGCAGGGCCGCCCCGGACACCCGGCTGCGGATCTTCGCGACCGCCGCGGTCCCCGGCTACCTCGCCGACTGCCGCTCGCTCGCCGCGCAGCTCTTCCCCGACGAGGCCGCCGACGCCGTCACGGCCGGGGAGAACCCCGTCACCTTCGAGGAGATCGGCGGGCCCGAGGCCCCCTCGCCGGCCGACGCCTACGGGTCCGGGCGGGTGGTCGTGCTGTCCTCGGTGATCGAGGGCTTCCCGATCACCCTCGCCGAAGCGATGCTCTGCGGCCGGGCCACCGTGTCCACCGACGTCGGCGCCGTGTGCGAGGTCATCGGCGGCACCGGCCTCGTCGTCCCGCCGCGCAATCCGCGGGCGCTGGCCGACGCCTGCCTGTCGCTGCTGCGGGACCCCGAGCGGGCCCAACGGCTCGGTGCGGCCGCCAGGGCCCGGGCCCTGGAGCTGTTCACCGTCGAGCAGAACGTGGCCGCCTTCAAGGAGATCTACCTGCGGTTGCTGGCCGGGGGACCGGCTCGGCCCGACGGCGGGATCCCCTTCGAGCAGCCCCCCGAGGCCCGGGTCCCGGGCCACTGGACGAGCCCCACCTGGGCGGCTCCGGCCGCGGCTGCCGACCGGACCCCGGCGGCCCCGGCCGGCGCGCCGGGTGCGGGTCCGGGCGCGGGCGAGGCCCGGGGCGCCGGCCCGGCTCCGGCCACCACCACGACCACGGAGGCGACGGTATGA
- a CDS encoding NAD-dependent epimerase/dehydratase family protein has protein sequence MRVLLIGANGYLGRYVADRLLADPAVQLTALGRGDDADVRFDLATGSPGALTRFLDAVHPGVVINCAGATRGGARELTRHNTVAVATICESLRRSGCGARLVQLGCAAEYGPSQPGSSTAEDAVPRPGGPYGVSKLAATELVLGSGLDAVVLRIFSPVGPGTPAGSPLGRLAEAMRRAMQNGDGELKLSGLGVQRDFVDVRDVARAVHAASLSAAQGVVNIGTGRAVRLRDAAAVLARVAGYGGALHELDVPQQGQHGQGHGHGPGHAAGHGAGHGHGLGPQGRSPGLAAIGAPRSEATAEQLAAGGAAPAYPYPDGCGAWQQADVRTARDRLGWRPRINLEESLADIWMEAACRI, from the coding sequence ATGAGGGTGCTGCTGATCGGAGCCAACGGATACCTCGGCCGCTACGTCGCCGACCGGCTGCTCGCCGACCCCGCCGTCCAGCTCACCGCCCTCGGCCGCGGCGACGACGCGGACGTCCGCTTCGACCTCGCCACCGGCAGCCCCGGCGCCCTCACCCGGTTCCTCGACGCCGTCCATCCGGGCGTGGTCATCAACTGCGCCGGCGCCACCCGCGGCGGGGCCCGGGAGCTGACCCGGCACAACACCGTCGCCGTGGCCACCATCTGCGAATCCCTGCGCCGCAGCGGCTGCGGGGCCCGCCTCGTCCAACTCGGCTGCGCTGCCGAGTACGGTCCCAGCCAGCCCGGCTCGTCCACGGCCGAGGACGCCGTGCCGAGACCGGGCGGACCGTACGGCGTGAGCAAGCTCGCCGCCACCGAGCTGGTGCTCGGCTCGGGGCTGGACGCGGTCGTCCTGCGGATCTTCTCGCCCGTCGGACCCGGCACCCCCGCCGGATCCCCGCTCGGCCGGCTCGCCGAGGCCATGCGGCGCGCGATGCAGAACGGGGACGGCGAGCTCAAGCTCAGCGGGCTCGGGGTCCAGCGCGACTTCGTGGACGTACGGGACGTGGCGCGGGCCGTGCACGCCGCCTCGCTCTCCGCCGCCCAGGGCGTCGTCAACATCGGCACCGGGCGCGCGGTCCGGCTGCGCGACGCGGCGGCGGTACTGGCCCGGGTCGCCGGGTACGGAGGCGCCCTGCACGAGCTCGACGTACCGCAGCAGGGGCAGCACGGGCAGGGACACGGCCACGGACCCGGTCACGCGGCCGGGCACGGCGCCGGCCACGGCCACGGGCTCGGGCCCCAGGGCCGCTCGCCCGGGCTCGCCGCCATCGGCGCCCCGCGCTCCGAGGCGACGGCCGAACAGCTCGCCGCCGGCGGCGCGGCGCCCGCGTACCCGTACCCCGACGGCTGCGGCGCCTGGCAGCAGGCCGACGTGCGCACGGCCCGGGACCGGCTCGGCTGGCGGCCCCGGATCAACCTGGAGGAGTCCCTCGCGGACATCTGGATGGAGGCGGCGTGCCGCATCTGA